One Setaria italica strain Yugu1 chromosome II, Setaria_italica_v2.0, whole genome shotgun sequence DNA segment encodes these proteins:
- the LOC101783830 gene encoding uncharacterized oxidoreductase At1g06690, chloroplastic, protein MMALQVAGGVLPPLLARRGRRRAFRPPRAVASDAAAAAAAAAKEEDGKVALGGSGVTVTKLGIGAWSWGDTTYWNEFQWDDRKLKAAKGAFDASIDCGITFFDTAEVYGAGVSGAINSESLLGRFIKERQQKEPVEVAIATKFAALPWRFGRGSVISALKASLDRLGVSSVELYQLHWPGIWGNEGYLDGLGDAVEQGLVKAVGVSNYSEKRLRDAYERLKKRGIPLASNQVNYSLIYRNPEENGVKAACDELGITLIAYSPIAQGALTGKYTPDNPPKGPRGRIYTPEFLTKLQPLINRIKEIGGNYGRTPTQVVLNWLVCQGNVVPIPGAKNAEQAREFAGALGWSLTGEEVEELRSMARQVKPVIGFPVEKL, encoded by the exons ATGATGGCCCTgcaggtggccggcggcgtcctgcctcccctcctcgcccggcggggccggcgccgggcgttccggccgccgcgcgcggtggcgtccgacgccgccgcggcggcggcggcggcggcgaaggaggaggaCGGCAAGGTGGCGCTGGGAGGGTCAGGCGTCACCGTGACCAAGCTCGGCATCGGGGCGTGGTCCTGGGGCGACACCACCTACTGGAACGAGTTCCAGTGGGACG ATAGGAAACTGAAAGCAGCGAAAGGAGCATTTGATGCTAGCATCGATTGTGGAATAACCTTCTTCGATACTGCTGAAGTATACGGAGCAGGG GTATCAGGAGCTATAAATTCAGAAAGTTTGCTGGGAAG ATTCATCAAGGAAAGGCAACAAAAAGAACCGGTAGAAGTGGCCATTGCAACAAAGTTTGCGGCTCTACCATGGAGGTTTGGCCGTGGAAGTGTCATTTCTGCACTGAAGGCCTCATTAGATCGCCTTGGCGTCTCTTCAGTTGAGCTCTACCAACTTCATTG GCCAGGGATATGGGGCAATGAAG GTTACCTGGATGGCCTTGGAGATGCTGTTGAGCAAGGTCTTGTAAAAGCTGTTGGAGTCTCAAACTACAGCG AAAAACGTCTCCGAGACGCTTACGAGCGGCTCAAGAAGAGGGGGATTCCGCTCGCTTCGAATCAAGTAAATTACAGTCTGATATACAGGAACCCCGAGGAAAATGGTGTGAAGGCAGCTTGCGATGAGCTTGGAATTACTTTGATTGCGTATTCCCCGATCGCGCAAG GTGCTCTGACAGGGAAATACACACCGGACAATCCCCCGAAAGGGCCTCGAGGACGGATATACACTCCAGAGTTCCTGACCAAG CTCCAACCGCTTATTAACCGGATCAAGGAGATTGGAGGGAACTACGGGAGGACCCCAACCCAG GTGGTGCTGAACTGGCTGGTGTGCCAGGGCAACGTGGTGCCGATTCCCGGGGCGAAGAACGCGGAGCAGGCGCGGGAGTTCGCGGGCGCGCTGGGGTGGAGCCTGacgggggaggaggtggaggagctccgCTCCATGGCGCGCCAGGTCAAGCCCGTCATCGGCTTCCCCGTGGAGAAGCTGTGA